In Artemia franciscana chromosome 4, ASM3288406v1, whole genome shotgun sequence, a single window of DNA contains:
- the LOC136025979 gene encoding uncharacterized protein LOC136025979: protein MDSAYEAQEKEEDVSTEDLFRAMYSIDMLGVDNTSNPEEQGIIYEDGDGLESELEESHDNPEPLQNGASSEDDCLYSILPEKQQGLPIKKDITKKQSKIAKSKRKKRKKRSTAEKLGKIRFSGNIESDIEEFRDVNGPSSEATINDKSAFKGESKSQTGPIVVNNRNSTDSDVDVEDTTIDTDTNINVTKETLTRSENETREKNSGNSHLSASEIDINVNHEQKSTNNVEANITYDQERLLKPLTIKLKPVSSKQKIYSSSEEESEEERPSLVINEDNVANDATPLLLEDSVKNLVDGKNPLALLSEGDISDSEGGISGNESATGALEKCEYCSEELDPNKTKAHRCSELERKLSDYWVCTLCQDTFPSEEATAEHCSKNEHTRCVFCNKIVSVRVEAALRHVDKCSQFPSTSKKKKHRFYQQDKTVITSTPTSGSATKLMSIDLQKRSGKKKWNRSGLLAWRNNCCVVCGMAGFDSYVSRFLHFKEFHHKNICVECGAIYNTAHPLIIHMKKVHGKTEHEHSELDQTKKYDSDVLILCVDCNQILKFADLGSHFCKPAYGKAKAQLAPSKSQLLQQVTSEAKQSTPKQAPQKPPTPSVSERPYRNKRRKRRPSESEQSVGSDDIAYDDSEPEFKVRSRKQSIKSLEHTKAGSLIESPKVTISESSTLPSHFPSLEPPDIAEDRETTPFSSESEMEVPAPQNLEPLSREPTPIAVSPVPHEPVNWREKLDTLLYKLVLRLRKMLSLMQETGCKKCLSYESSPFSIEELFSHLKDSHDLFLLRGVGVDTEKHLFNEVNRIYMQDVPQSETNELGEEKMSKPFCANISKEYACTICNSDKMPFFNFVNHLRIAHTFRYYPCVECGKRFRSYGLLLSHLSDTTGETLFGCRICKVSGIQNIFMLQSHIRAHSVCDRCFRGFDGQLSLKNHLYAHQKDQPFVCTACDKSYKTSESLEMHLLWKHGTEGTQCPKCHSKIWECTYHFCPGSFGEENYDEQLNKCGLCQMEFKTQEMLRIHNRLHSGARPHKCTLCERAFISKKLLLKHREIVHGQKISILDKVGAVNKKKAMEILKKIGLENRDAVEKSVTEDTEKREAILTPVTQPGKSLFDIDENEESPPPPQEPTPPPASPPKPKEPVIPYFYLEHDYCKPYDLPEVRLKPKKPKSAFSLKLPKVHLSSSSSEGESSDSESSSDTESDSSSPENEPSHEKLDPGAKKDECPPTIIAADYGKEVNVEDSSSSESETDSIASDPDLSIHESDLLSEESETEKRLESPDKEGKSMSPVKIQTNQKQTISKKTVSKKSGGLKVLLPKHLQKQNGKIKTLSPMNAPGSDFGPKQYQKKKGLKVLQPKSAEYSSDDLSSGEDKKKVAQGKRKQKLSKLASSLPPLKKVKSLPSEPPEPITNAQTTGKLYCYCRCPYDEVSQMIGCDASDCPYEWFHFECVGIMIPPEGRWYCPDCRLKPKYQGKST, encoded by the exons CCATGTACTCTATTGATATGCTGGGAGTTGATAATACAAGCAATCCTGAAGAGCAAGGGATTATTTATGAAGATGGAGATGGCCTGGAATCTGAATTAGAAGAAAGTCACGATAATCCAGAACCACTTCAGAATGGCGCTAGCAGTGAAGATGATTGTCTCTACAGTATATTGCCTGAAAAACAACAAGGATTACCGATTAAGAAAGATATTACCAAGAAGCAGAGTAAAATTGCAAaaagtaaaaggaaaaagagaaagaagaggAGTACTGCAGAAAAACTGGGGAAAATAAGATTTAGTGGTAATATTGAAAGTGACATTGAAGAATTTCGTGATGTCAATGGCCCTAGTAGTGAAGCAACAATTAATGATAAAAGTGCTTTCAAAGGTGAATCCAAATCTCAGACAGGACCAATTGTTGTCAATAATAGAAATTCTACTGATTCAGATGTTGATGTGGAAGACACAACAATAGATacagatactaatataaatgtaaCTAAGGAAACATTAACTAGAAGTGAAAATGaaactagagaaaaaaatagtggTAATTCTCATCTTAGTGCAAGTGAAATTGACATCAATGTAAATCATGAACAAAAAAGTACAAACAATGTAGAGGCAAATATAACATATGATCAAGAGAGGCTTTTAAAGCCGCTAACAATTAAATTGAAACCAGTCAGCAGCAAACAGAAAATTTATTCATCATCTGAAGAGGAGAGTGAAGAAGAAAGACCATCACTTGTGATAAATGAAGACAATGTTGCCAATGATGCCACTCCTTTACTGCTGGAGGATTCGGTTAAAAATTTAGTTGATGGCAAGAATCCGCTAGCCTTACTTAGTGAAGGGGACATCAGTGATTCagaag GAGGGATTTCTGGCAACGAATCTGCTACAGGGGCTCTAGAAAAATGTGAGTATTGTTCAGAAGAACTAGATCCAAACAAAACGAAAGCTCATAGATGCTCTGAGTTGGAGAGGAAATTGAGTGATTATTGGGTCTGTACTCTATGCCAAGACACATTTCCAAGTGAAGAAGCTACAGCAGAACACTGCTCCAAAAATGAGCATACACGTTGTGTCTTTTGTAATAAAATAGTAAGTGTCAGAGTAGAAGCAGCATTGAGGCATGTTGACAAATGTTCACAGTTTCCAAGTActtctaagaagaaaaaacatcgaTTTTATCAGCAGGACAAGACTGTAATAACATCAACTCCAACATCTGGATCTGCAACAAAATTGATGTCCATTGACCTCCAAAAACGGAGtggaaagaaaaaatggaatagAAGTGGTTTGCTAGCTTGGAGAAACAATTGTTGTGTTGTTTGTGGGATGGCTGGCTTTGATTCATATGTGTCTCGATTTTTGCACTTCAAAGAATTCCATCATAAAAACATATGTGTTGAATGTGGAGCTATTTACAACACAGCTCATCCCCTTATAATCCACATGAAAAAGGTTCATGGGAAAACTGAACATGAACATTCTGAGTTAGACCAGactaaaaaatatgattctgaTGTACTAATCTTATGTGTTGACtgtaatcaaattttaaaattcgcTGATTTAGGAAGTCATTTTTGTAAGCCAGCATATGGCAAAGCAAAAGCTCAGTTGGCTCCTTCTAAGTCTCAGCTCCTTCAGCAGGTTACTTCAGAGGCAAAACAGTCTACACCAAAACAGGCACCTCAAAAACCACCCACACCTAGTGTGAGTGAGAGGCCTTATAGAAATAAACGTCGTAAAAGACGACCTAGCGAATCTGAACAAAGTGTTGGTTCAGATGATATAGCTTATGATGACTCTGAGCCAGAATTTAAAGTAAGGTCTAGAAAGCAGTCAATTAAATCCTTAGAACATACAAAAGCTGGTTCTCTAATTGAATCTCCAAAAGTAACAATATCTGAGTCTTCCACACTACCCTCTCATTTTCCATCCTTGGAACCACCAGACATTGCTGAAGATAGAGAGACTACTCCATTTTCTTCTGAGTCTGAAATGGAAGTACCTGCACCACAAAACCTAGAGCCTTTATCTAGAGAGCCAACTCCAATAGCAGTATCACCAGTACCACATGAACCAGTTAATTGGCGTGAAAAGCTAGATACTCTGTTGTATAAACTGGTACTACGGTTAAGAAAAATGTTAAGTTTAATGCAAGAAACTGGATGCAAGAAATGTCTTTCTTATGAAAGTTCACCATTCTCCATTGAGGAACTATTTTCACATTTAAAAGACTCCcatgatttgtttttgttacgtGGAGTTGGTGTTGACACTGAGAAGCATCTCTTTAATGAAGTTAATAGGATTTATATGCAGGATGTGCCACAAAGTGAAACAAATGAGTTAGGTGAGGAGAAAATGTCAAAACCTTTTTGTGCAAATATAAGTAAAGAATATGCCTGTACAATATGTAATAGTGATAAAAtgccgttttttaattttgtaaatcatTTACGAATAGCTCATACATTTCGGTATTACCCATGTGTAGAATGTGGTAAACGCTTTAGAAGTTACGGTCTCCTATTATCTCATTTAAGTGATACAACTGGTGAGACCTTGTTTGGTTGCCGTATTTGTAAAGTGTCTGggatacaaaatatatttatgctTCAATCACATATACGAGCTCATTCAGTCTGTGACCGCTGTTTTAGAGGTTTTGATGGGCAATTAAGTTTAAAGAACCATTTATATGCCCACCAAAAAGACCAACCATTTGTGTGTACAGCATGTGATAAATCTTATAAAACTAGTGAAAGTTTAGAGATGCATTTGCTGTGGAAGCATGGCACAGAAGGTACGCAGTGTCCCAAGTGTCACAGTAAAATATGGGAATGTACTTACCATTTCTGCCCAGGTAGTTTTGGAGAGGAAAACTATGATGAACAGTTAAATAAGTGTGGTCTTTGTCAGATGGAGTTTAAAACTCAGGAAATGCTGAGAATACATAATAGATTGCATTCTGGGGCAAGACCTCACAAGTGTACCCTCTGTGAAAGAGCTTTCATTTCtaaaaaactacttttaaaacataggGAAATTGTTCATGGacaaaaaatatctattttagaCAAAGTCGGTgctgttaataaaaaaaaggcaatggaaatcttaaaaaaaattggtcttGAAAATCGAGATGCAGTGGAAAAGAGTGTCACTGAAGATACAGAGAAAAGGGAAGCAATTTTAACACCTGTAACTCAGCCAGGAAAATCATTATTtgatattgatgaaaatgaagagtcACCTCCTCCACCACAAGAACCAACCCCGCCACCAGCATCACCACCTAAACCAAAAGAGCCAGTCATTCCTTATTTTTATCTCGAACATGATTATTGTAAACCATATGATTTACCTGAAGTAAGGCTGAAACCAAAGAAGCCAAAGAGTGCTTTCAGTCTGAAACTTCCAAAGGTTCATTTGAGTTCAAGCTCAAGTGAGGGAGAGTCTAGTGACTCAGAAAGTAGCTCTGATACCGAATCAGATAGTAGCAGTCCTGAAAACGAACCATCACATGAAAAGCTTGATCCAGGGGCTAAGAAGGACGAATGTCCTCCAACAATCATTGCAGCTGACTATGGAAAAGAGGTAAATGTAGAAGATTCTTCAAGCTCAGAATCAGAAACTGATTCTATAGCATCTGATCCAGATTTATCTATCCATGAGTCTGACCTTTTGAGTGAAGAgtcagaaacagaaaaaaggctTGAGTCTCCTGACAAAGAAGGAAAGTCAATGTCACCTGTCAAAATTCAGacaaatcaaaaacaaacaataagtAAGAAAACTGTCTCAAAGAAGTCTGGTGGGTTGAAAGTACTGCTACCAAAGcatcttcaaaaacaaaatggtaaaattaaaactttgtctCCAATGAATGCACCAGGCTCAGATTTTGGTCCTAAACAGTACCAGAAAAAGAAAGGTCTTAAGGTCTTGCAGCCTAAAAGTGCGGAATATAGTAGTGATGATTTAAGTAGTGgtgaagataagaaaaaagtcGCCCAAGGAAAACGAAagcaaaaactttcaaaattggCTTCTTCTCTACCACCTCtcaaaaaagtgaaatcttTGCCTAGTGAACCACCTGAGCCAATAACTAATGCCCAAACTACTGGTAAATTGTACTGCTATTGCAGGTGTCCTTATGATGAAGTGTCTCAAATGATAGGATGTGATGCCTCAGATTGTCCTTACGAGTGGTTTCACTTTGAATGTGTTGGAATCATGATACCCCCAGAGGGGAGGTGGTATTGTCCAGATTGCAGATTGAAACCGAAGTATCAAGGGAAATCTACTTGA